One Serpentinicella alkaliphila DNA segment encodes these proteins:
- a CDS encoding VOC family protein, whose amino-acid sequence MKPMRMHHVGIILPTLEAAYKWLETFDLEVDYKGFVEAYQADLIFTKYTENESPVELIIPREGSVLKNFNNGKGGIAHIAFECEDVEAIRQDFESRGIEMLEGSAVPGTSDIIVNFVRPKYTQGILVEYVQTVAPIQRD is encoded by the coding sequence ATGAAACCTATGAGAATGCATCACGTTGGGATTATACTACCTACATTAGAAGCTGCTTATAAATGGTTAGAGACTTTCGATTTAGAAGTAGATTATAAAGGATTCGTTGAGGCTTATCAAGCGGATTTAATATTTACAAAGTATACTGAGAATGAAAGTCCAGTAGAGTTAATTATTCCTAGAGAAGGTAGCGTACTTAAAAACTTCAATAATGGAAAAGGTGGTATTGCTCATATCGCTTTTGAGTGTGAAGATGTTGAAGCTATACGTCAAGATTTCGAAAGTAGAGGCATTGAAATGCTTGAAGGTAGTGCTGTTCCGGGAACAAGTGATATTATAGTAAACTTCGTAAGACCTAAATATACTCAAGGAATACTAGTTGAATACGTACAAACTGTTGCTCCAATTCAAAGAGATTAA
- a CDS encoding aldo/keto reductase has protein sequence MNYRVNPRNNDKLSILGFGCMRFAKDEKEVEKQIIYAIENGVNYFDTAYIYPNSEVILGRVLAKGYRERVKVATKMPPYFIKTYEDLDKVFNEELRRLQTDYIDYYFIHMLTDINIWSRLVEIGILKWIDEKKKKGQIINIGFSYHGGREEFIKLIDIYDWEFCMIQYNYLDENNQAGKNGLEYATSKGLPVMIMEPLRGGRLVTSLPKEVYQVFENAHAKRSPAEWALRWIWNHPEVTTVLSGMNSQEMIEENIKAASEVRANSFTEQDFELFKKVRQILNEKIQIPCTGCNYCLPCPKGVDIPTCFSCYNDRIIEGKIMAVGKYIMNTSLKTKANNASLCSKCGICEKHCPQKISIREELSKVTKSMEGFYYKPARFFIKRFMKL, from the coding sequence ATGAATTATAGGGTGAATCCTAGAAATAATGATAAACTTTCGATACTTGGTTTTGGATGTATGCGTTTTGCAAAAGATGAAAAAGAAGTGGAAAAACAGATAATATATGCAATAGAAAATGGAGTTAATTATTTTGATACTGCATATATATATCCAAATAGCGAAGTTATATTAGGTAGGGTTCTTGCTAAAGGGTACAGAGAGCGAGTAAAAGTAGCTACTAAAATGCCACCCTATTTTATAAAAACTTATGAAGATTTAGATAAAGTCTTTAATGAAGAATTACGGAGACTTCAAACAGACTATATTGATTACTATTTCATACATATGTTAACAGATATAAATATTTGGAGTAGGTTAGTCGAGATAGGCATATTAAAATGGATAGATGAAAAAAAGAAAAAAGGCCAAATAATTAATATTGGGTTTTCATATCACGGGGGAAGAGAAGAGTTTATCAAGTTAATAGACATATATGATTGGGAATTTTGTATGATACAGTACAATTACCTAGATGAGAATAACCAGGCTGGTAAAAATGGTTTGGAATATGCAACTTCAAAGGGACTTCCGGTAATGATTATGGAGCCTTTAAGAGGTGGAAGGTTAGTTACAAGTCTACCAAAGGAGGTATACCAAGTCTTTGAAAATGCACATGCAAAAAGATCACCTGCGGAATGGGCACTACGATGGATATGGAATCATCCTGAGGTAACAACTGTTTTATCCGGTATGAACTCACAAGAAATGATAGAAGAAAATATTAAAGCAGCTTCAGAAGTTCGAGCAAATTCATTTACAGAACAGGATTTTGAACTATTTAAAAAAGTTCGGCAAATTTTGAATGAAAAAATTCAAATCCCATGCACGGGCTGTAATTATTGCTTGCCATGTCCAAAGGGGGTTGACATACCTACTTGCTTTTCCTGCTATAACGATAGAATTATTGAGGGAAAAATAATGGCAGTTGGGAAATATATAATGAATACTAGTTTAAAAACTAAAGCTAATAACGCATCTCTTTGTTCCAAGTGTGGAATATGTGAGAAACATTGTCCACAAAAAATATCTATAAGAGAAGAATTGTCTAAAGTAACAAAATCAATGGAAGGCTTTTATTATAAACCAGCAAGATTTTTCATAAAAAGGTTTATGAAACTTTAG
- a CDS encoding acyl-CoA dehydratase activase has translation MLGRRSKFMLTMGIDIGSASSKVVILEDGVKIIAAEVIQIGTGSSGPKRVISQALESAGLTIEDMDRIVATGYGRFAIEEAHKQISEISCHAKGIAFLVPTARTIIDIGGQDAKAIRLDSNGGVKQFFMNDKCAAGTGRFLDVMARVLEVELEEMQDYDARATEVATVSSTCTVFAESEVISQLSKNVAKENIIAGVHQSVAAKACGLAYRTGLEEDIVMCGGVAKNAGVVRAISRELKKPVTIAPNPQITGALGAALFAYEQLIKESQ, from the coding sequence ATGCTAGGAAGGAGATCAAAGTTTATGCTTACGATGGGAATCGATATTGGTTCTGCATCTTCTAAAGTAGTTATATTAGAAGATGGTGTAAAAATTATTGCTGCAGAAGTTATACAAATTGGAACTGGATCATCAGGACCAAAGAGAGTAATTAGTCAAGCACTTGAAAGTGCAGGATTAACTATTGAAGATATGGACAGAATTGTAGCGACTGGCTATGGAAGATTTGCAATTGAAGAAGCTCATAAACAAATAAGTGAGATTAGTTGTCACGCTAAGGGAATAGCGTTTTTAGTGCCAACTGCTAGAACAATCATCGACATAGGTGGACAAGATGCAAAGGCCATTAGACTTGATAGTAATGGTGGCGTTAAGCAGTTCTTTATGAATGATAAGTGTGCAGCTGGAACTGGACGTTTCTTAGATGTAATGGCTAGGGTACTAGAAGTAGAGCTTGAAGAAATGCAAGATTATGATGCTAGAGCTACAGAAGTAGCTACTGTAAGTAGTACTTGTACTGTATTTGCAGAATCTGAGGTAATATCACAATTATCTAAGAATGTAGCAAAAGAAAATATAATAGCTGGGGTTCATCAATCCGTAGCAGCAAAGGCCTGTGGTCTAGCATATAGAACAGGACTAGAAGAAGATATAGTTATGTGTGGTGGAGTTGCAAAAAATGCAGGGGTAGTTAGAGCTATCAGTAGAGAGCTTAAAAAACCTGTAACTATAGCGCCAAACCCACAAATAACAGGGGCTCTTGGAGCTGCACTATTTGCTTATGAACAATTGATTAAAGAAAGTCAATAG
- a CDS encoding 2-hydroxyacyl-CoA dehydratase family protein gives MTENMNAKQMLAYYQEKLDEEARQAKKEGKLVCWSASVAPPEFCVTMDIAMVYPETHAAGIGARKGALDMLDVADRKGYNLDICSYARVNLGFMELLKQEALLGETPDVLAKSPAARVPLPDLVITCNNICNTLLKWYENIAVELNIPCIVIDVPFNHTMPIPQYAKDYIADQFREAIAMLEDITGKPFDYDKFREVQEQTQRSVAQWNRLASMLTHKPSPLNGFDLLASWH, from the coding sequence ATGACTGAAAATATGAATGCAAAACAGATGTTAGCGTATTATCAGGAAAAGTTAGATGAAGAAGCAAGACAAGCCAAGAAAGAAGGGAAACTTGTTTGTTGGTCAGCGTCAGTAGCTCCACCAGAGTTTTGTGTAACTATGGATATCGCTATGGTATACCCAGAGACACATGCAGCTGGTATTGGTGCAAGAAAAGGTGCACTAGACATGTTAGACGTAGCAGATAGAAAAGGATACAACCTAGACATCTGTTCATATGCAAGAGTAAACCTTGGATTCATGGAATTATTAAAGCAAGAAGCTTTATTAGGAGAAACTCCAGACGTACTAGCAAAATCTCCAGCAGCTAGAGTACCACTTCCAGATCTAGTAATTACTTGTAACAACATTTGTAACACATTATTAAAATGGTATGAAAACATTGCAGTAGAGTTAAACATCCCATGTATCGTGATAGACGTACCATTTAACCATACAATGCCAATTCCTCAATATGCAAAAGACTATATAGCAGATCAATTTAGAGAAGCAATTGCTATGTTAGAAGATATAACTGGGAAACCATTTGATTATGATAAATTTAGAGAAGTTCAAGAGCAAACTCAAAGATCAGTAGCTCAATGGAACAGACTTGCATCAATGTTAACTCATAAGCCATCTCCATTAAACGGTTTTGACTTATTGGCTTCATGGCATTAA
- a CDS encoding 2-hydroxyacyl-CoA dehydratase subunit D codes for MSRVEAILNELMSIASNPKKAMEDFKAETGKGAVGVMPVYAPEELIYAAGFLPIGIWGGKRSVSKARAYLPAFACSIMQIVMEMQIEGVYDDLQAVLFSVPCDTLKCLSQKWKGTSETIVFTHPQNRGLESANKFLVTEYQIVKEKLEKILGTEITNEALTNSIEVYNENRRAMREFSDLVNSYPKTLDPVTRHAVIKSRWFMEKSKHTALVKELMAELKQQPTEEITGKKVVLTGIVAEPYGILEIFKENGFTVVADDLAQESRQFRHDVPEGDDPMLRLAKWWQDLEGCSLATDVHKTRGPMLMDMVKKYDADAVVVCMMKFCDPEEFDYPIYYMQFEEAGVKSLYLEVDMEATSFEQIKTRVQSFAEME; via the coding sequence ATGAGTAGAGTAGAGGCTATTTTAAATGAATTAATGAGTATTGCTAGTAACCCTAAAAAAGCAATGGAAGATTTTAAAGCAGAAACTGGAAAAGGCGCAGTAGGTGTAATGCCTGTATACGCTCCAGAGGAATTAATTTATGCAGCTGGATTCCTACCTATCGGTATCTGGGGTGGAAAAAGAAGCGTATCTAAAGCTAGAGCATATTTACCAGCATTTGCCTGTTCAATCATGCAAATCGTAATGGAAATGCAAATAGAAGGTGTATACGATGATTTACAAGCAGTATTATTCTCAGTTCCATGTGATACATTAAAGTGTCTAAGCCAAAAATGGAAAGGAACTTCAGAAACCATCGTATTTACACATCCACAAAATAGAGGATTAGAATCTGCTAACAAATTCTTAGTTACAGAATACCAAATAGTAAAAGAGAAGTTAGAGAAAATATTAGGAACAGAAATTACTAACGAAGCATTAACAAACAGTATAGAAGTGTACAACGAAAACCGTCGTGCAATGAGAGAATTCTCAGACTTAGTAAATAGCTACCCTAAAACATTAGACCCAGTAACACGTCATGCAGTAATTAAATCAAGATGGTTTATGGAAAAATCTAAGCACACTGCATTAGTTAAAGAATTAATGGCAGAATTAAAACAACAACCAACAGAAGAAATCACAGGTAAAAAAGTTGTTTTAACAGGTATCGTAGCTGAGCCATACGGAATCTTAGAAATCTTCAAAGAGAACGGCTTCACTGTAGTAGCAGACGATTTAGCACAAGAGTCAAGACAATTTAGACATGACGTTCCAGAAGGTGACGACCCAATGCTAAGATTAGCAAAATGGTGGCAAGATCTTGAAGGATGTTCATTAGCAACAGATGTTCACAAAACAAGAGGACCAATGTTAATGGATATGGTTAAAAAATATGATGCAGATGCAGTAGTAGTATGTATGATGAAATTCTGTGATCCAGAAGAGTTCGATTACCCAATCTACTATATGCAGTTTGAAGAAGCAGGAGTTAAGAGCTTATATCTAGAAGTAGATATGGAAGCAACTTCATTTGAGCAAATTAAAACAAGAGTACAAAGTTTTGCTGAGATGGAATAG
- a CDS encoding 2-hydroxyacyl-CoA dehydratase subunit D, whose protein sequence is MTENMNAKQMLAYYQEKLDEEARQAKKEGKLVCWSASVAPPEFCVTMDIAMVYPETHAAGIGARKGALDMLDVADRKGYNLDICSYARVNLGFMELLKQEALLGETPDVLAKSPAARVPLPDLVITCNNICNTLLKWYENIAVELNIPCIVIDVPFNHTMPIPQYAKDYIADQFREAIAMLEDITGKPFDYDKFREVQEQTQRSVAQWNRLASMLTHKPSPLNGFDLFSFMALIVCARSRSYAEETFKKFADELEENLANGVYAFKGDEKTRVTWEGIAVWPHLGHTFKTLKNQGSIMTGSAYPGLWNLSYEVGDMSSMAEAYTRIYINTCIDNKVKVLSDIIDKGQCDGIVYHLNRSCKLMSFLNVETGERLQQQNGLPYVSFDGDQTDPRNFAPAQFDTRVQALAEMMDEEGK, encoded by the coding sequence ATGACTGAAAATATGAATGCAAAACAAATGTTAGCGTATTATCAGGAAAAGTTAGACGAAGAAGCAAGACAAGCCAAGAAAGAAGGTAAACTTGTTTGTTGGTCAGCGTCAGTAGCTCCACCAGAGTTTTGTGTAACTATGGATATCGCTATGGTATACCCAGAGACACATGCAGCTGGTATTGGTGCAAGAAAAGGTGCACTAGACATGTTAGACGTAGCAGATAGAAAAGGATACAACCTAGACATCTGTTCATATGCAAGAGTAAACCTTGGATTCATGGAATTATTAAAGCAAGAAGCTTTATTAGGAGAAACTCCAGACGTACTAGCAAAATCTCCAGCAGCTAGAGTACCACTTCCAGATCTAGTAATTACTTGTAACAACATTTGTAACACATTATTAAAATGGTATGAAAACATTGCAGTAGAGTTAAACATCCCATGTATCGTGATAGACGTACCATTTAACCATACAATGCCAATTCCTCAATATGCAAAAGACTATATAGCAGATCAATTTAGAGAAGCAATTGCTATGTTAGAAGATATAACTGGGAAACCATTTGATTATGATAAATTTAGAGAAGTTCAAGAGCAAACTCAAAGATCAGTAGCTCAATGGAACAGACTTGCATCAATGTTAACTCATAAGCCATCTCCATTAAACGGTTTTGACTTATTCAGCTTCATGGCATTAATCGTTTGTGCAAGAAGTAGAAGCTATGCAGAAGAGACTTTCAAAAAATTTGCTGATGAGTTAGAAGAAAACTTAGCAAACGGAGTATATGCATTTAAAGGCGATGAAAAGACTCGTGTAACTTGGGAAGGTATTGCAGTATGGCCACATTTAGGACATACTTTCAAAACATTAAAAAACCAAGGTTCAATCATGACAGGTTCAGCTTATCCAGGACTATGGAACCTATCTTATGAAGTAGGCGACATGAGTTCTATGGCTGAAGCATATACAAGAATCTACATTAATACTTGTATAGATAATAAAGTTAAAGTTCTTAGCGATATTATCGATAAAGGACAATGTGATGGAATAGTATACCACTTAAATAGAAGTTGTAAGTTAATGAGTTTCTTAAACGTAGAAACAGGAGAAAGATTACAACAACAAAATGGACTACCATACGTAAGCTTTGATGGAGACCAAACAGATCCTCGTAACTTCGCTCCGGCACAGTTCGATACACGTGTTCAAGCATTAGCAGAAATGATGGATGAGGAGGGTAAATAA
- a CDS encoding 2-hydroxyacyl-CoA dehydratase subunit D, with protein sequence MSRVEAILNELMSIASNPKKAMEDFKAETGKGAVGVMPVYAPEELIHAAGFLPIGIWGGKRSVSKARAYLPAFACSIMQIVMEMQIEGVYDDLQAVLFSVPCDTLKCLSQKWKGTSETIVFTHPQNRGLESANKFLVTEYQIVKEKLEKILGTEITNEALTNSIEVYNENRRAMREFSDLVSSYPQTLDPVKRHAVVKARWFMEKSKHTALVKELMAELKQQPTEEITGKKVVLTGILAEPNGILEIFKENGFTVVADDLAQESRQFRHDVPEGDDPMLRLAKWWQDLEGCSLATDVHKTRGPMLMDMVKKYDADAVVVCMMKFCDPEEFDYPIYYMQFEEAGVKSLYLEIDMEATSFEQIKTRVQSFAEMGLVTN encoded by the coding sequence ATGAGTAGAGTAGAGGCTATTTTAAATGAATTAATGAGTATTGCTAGTAACCCTAAAAAAGCAATGGAAGATTTTAAAGCAGAAACTGGAAAAGGCGCAGTAGGTGTAATGCCTGTATACGCTCCAGAGGAATTAATTCATGCAGCTGGATTCCTACCTATCGGTATCTGGGGTGGAAAAAGAAGCGTATCTAAAGCTAGAGCATATTTACCAGCATTTGCCTGTTCAATCATGCAAATCGTAATGGAAATGCAAATAGAAGGTGTATACGATGATTTACAAGCAGTATTATTCTCAGTTCCATGTGATACATTAAAGTGTCTAAGCCAAAAATGGAAAGGAACTTCAGAAACCATCGTATTTACACATCCACAAAATAGAGGATTAGAATCTGCTAACAAATTCTTAGTTACAGAATACCAAATAGTAAAAGAGAAGTTAGAGAAAATATTAGGAACAGAAATTACTAACGAAGCATTAACAAACAGTATAGAAGTGTACAACGAAAACCGTCGTGCAATGAGAGAATTCTCAGACCTAGTATCTAGCTATCCTCAAACATTAGACCCAGTAAAACGTCATGCAGTAGTAAAAGCAAGATGGTTTATGGAAAAATCTAAGCACACTGCATTAGTTAAAGAATTAATGGCAGAATTAAAACAACAACCAACAGAAGAAATCACAGGTAAAAAAGTTGTTTTAACAGGTATCTTAGCAGAGCCAAATGGAATCTTAGAAATCTTCAAAGAGAACGGATTCACTGTAGTAGCAGACGATTTAGCACAAGAGTCAAGACAATTTAGACATGACGTTCCAGAAGGTGACGACCCAATGCTAAGATTAGCAAAATGGTGGCAAGATCTTGAAGGATGTTCATTAGCAACAGATGTTCACAAAACAAGAGGACCAATGTTAATGGATATGGTTAAAAAATATGATGCAGATGCAGTAGTAGTATGTATGATGAAATTCTGTGATCCAGAAGAGTTCGATTACCCAATCTACTATATGCAGTTTGAAGAAGCAGGAGTTAAGAGCTTATATCTAGAAATAGATATGGAAGCAACTTCATTTGAGCAAATTAAAACAAGAGTACAAAGTTTTGCTGAAATGGGTTTAGTAACTAACTAA
- a CDS encoding acyl CoA:acetate/3-ketoacid CoA transferase, with amino-acid sequence MKKVKVLTAQEAVDLVKDGDTLVTSGFVGNCNPELLSKTIEKKFLETGHPRDLTLFYISSQGDRSGTRGGDHYAHEGMLKRAVLAHYGTAPSLGKMAVENKMEAFNIPQGGTVFMIRDMAGKRPGTITHVGLDTFVDPRNTGGKVNQKAIDSGWNPIQLIEVDGEEKLFYRTFPVNICFIRGTYADEFGNVSLDKEAATTEVLSIAQAVYNNKGTVIVQVEGIVKAGTINPKLVKIPGAYVTAVVVASPEDHEQALGHPYNPGISGEQRMVVGETAPMPLSAKKILARRAAMELREGTVVNLGVGAPEGIAAVAGEEGISDYMTLTVESGTIGGIPQGGSRFGSALNPDAIIDQGYQFDFYDGGGLDQAYLGLAQCDQFGNINVSRFGPRLAGCGGFISITQNAGKVFFLGTFTAGGLKTSIADGKLVINQEGREIKFIEQVEQVTFSGKRANKNKQPVLYITERCVFELTEKGLCLIEVAPGIDIQTQILDLMKFKPEISENLKEMDPRLFREEKMGLAK; translated from the coding sequence ATGAAAAAAGTCAAAGTTTTAACAGCTCAAGAGGCTGTAGATTTGGTAAAAGATGGTGACACCCTTGTCACAAGTGGATTTGTAGGTAACTGTAACCCTGAATTATTAAGCAAAACAATTGAGAAAAAATTCTTAGAAACTGGACATCCTAGGGATTTAACTCTTTTCTACATCTCATCTCAAGGAGATAGAAGTGGTACAAGAGGTGGAGATCACTATGCTCATGAGGGTATGCTTAAAAGAGCTGTTTTAGCTCACTATGGTACAGCTCCTAGCTTAGGTAAAATGGCCGTTGAGAATAAGATGGAAGCCTTCAACATACCTCAAGGTGGCACAGTATTTATGATTAGAGATATGGCTGGAAAAAGACCTGGAACTATTACTCACGTAGGACTAGATACATTTGTTGACCCAAGAAATACTGGTGGAAAAGTAAACCAAAAAGCTATTGACTCTGGATGGAATCCAATCCAGTTAATTGAAGTAGATGGAGAAGAAAAACTTTTCTATAGAACTTTCCCTGTAAATATTTGCTTTATTAGAGGAACTTATGCGGACGAGTTTGGTAATGTCTCATTAGATAAAGAGGCTGCTACTACTGAAGTACTTTCAATAGCTCAAGCAGTATATAACAATAAAGGAACTGTAATTGTTCAAGTAGAAGGAATAGTAAAGGCTGGAACAATAAACCCAAAACTAGTTAAAATACCTGGAGCTTATGTAACTGCAGTTGTAGTTGCTAGTCCAGAGGACCACGAGCAAGCATTAGGACATCCATATAACCCAGGAATATCTGGAGAGCAAAGAATGGTTGTAGGCGAGACAGCTCCAATGCCATTAAGCGCCAAAAAAATTCTAGCAAGAAGAGCAGCTATGGAATTAAGAGAAGGCACAGTTGTAAACTTAGGAGTAGGTGCGCCTGAAGGTATTGCAGCAGTTGCTGGTGAAGAGGGTATTTCAGATTACATGACTTTAACAGTTGAGTCTGGTACTATCGGTGGAATACCACAAGGTGGATCTAGATTTGGATCAGCATTAAACCCAGATGCAATTATAGATCAAGGATATCAATTCGACTTCTATGATGGTGGTGGATTAGATCAAGCTTATTTAGGATTAGCTCAATGTGACCAATTTGGTAACATTAACGTAAGTAGATTTGGACCTAGATTAGCAGGTTGTGGTGGATTCATAAGTATTACTCAAAATGCTGGAAAAGTATTCTTCTTAGGAACATTTACTGCTGGCGGACTAAAAACTAGTATCGCAGATGGGAAATTAGTAATAAACCAAGAAGGTAGAGAAATTAAGTTTATTGAACAGGTTGAACAAGTTACATTCAGTGGAAAACGTGCTAATAAAAACAAACAACCTGTACTATATATAACTGAAAGATGTGTATTTGAATTAACTGAAAAAGGACTATGTTTAATTGAAGTAGCTCCTGGAATCGATATTCAAACACAAATTTTAGATTTAATGAAATTTAAACCAGAAATTTCTGAAAATCTAAAAGAAATGGATCCAAGATTATTCAGAGAAGAAAAAATGGGTCTAGCAAAATAA
- a CDS encoding VCBS repeat-containing protein, with protein sequence MFQHIHNNLNYLAPIILSSAIGDVNGDRVPDKVYLTGVKTMDSLFIQKITLVIQDGQTGIVNYVPLKSDSGYNPTLFLGDFTGNKVDDIFISIASGGSGGIMYYYIYSYLHNKPNLLFDYNIFNDLYKYKVTYENYYKIRVTNTTLGTEFIIDISNRDKSYLEEIYDPSGKLKAPIEGFVSPLSGLYPVDYDSDRVYELLAYQRISGQYAADALGYVQTIMKWNHLHFTLVDQFVAILGNKVTVIY encoded by the coding sequence ATGTTTCAACATATTCATAACAATTTAAATTATTTAGCTCCAATTATACTATCATCAGCTATCGGGGATGTAAATGGTGATCGAGTACCAGATAAGGTATATTTAACTGGAGTAAAAACTATGGATAGTTTATTTATTCAAAAGATAACCCTTGTAATTCAAGATGGTCAAACGGGAATAGTAAATTATGTACCCCTTAAATCTGACTCCGGATACAATCCTACACTTTTCCTAGGTGATTTTACTGGAAATAAAGTGGATGACATTTTTATTAGCATAGCTTCTGGTGGTAGTGGTGGAATAATGTATTATTATATCTATTCCTATTTACACAATAAACCTAATTTGTTATTTGATTATAATATATTTAACGATTTATATAAGTATAAAGTAACCTACGAGAACTATTACAAAATTAGAGTTACTAACACCACTTTAGGCACGGAATTTATAATAGATATTTCAAATAGGGATAAAAGCTACTTAGAAGAAATTTATGATCCAAGTGGTAAGCTAAAAGCTCCAATCGAAGGTTTTGTTAGCCCACTTAGCGGTTTATATCCTGTGGACTACGATTCCGATAGAGTATATGAACTTCTTGCATACCAAAGAATCTCTGGCCAATACGCAGCTGATGCCCTTGGATATGTGCAAACAATTATGAAATGGAATCATCTACACTTTACACTAGTTGATCAGTTTGTAGCTATACTAGGTAATAAAGTGACAGTAATATATTAA